One Faecalispora anaeroviscerum genomic window carries:
- a CDS encoding ABC transporter substrate binding protein, translating to MPDGWWKLKHDQKLSKYDIEIFEKERLGISMKKLMKKIAAVSLAAVMAAGFAGCSKGSTTSSTPSGEAKTLKIGVIQYAAHPSLDNCYTGLVEGLKEAGYEEGKNLTIDFQNAQGDASNSDLIAKNMVSSKYDMLVGIATPSAMSAYSAAKDSNIPVVFTAVSDPVAAGLVKSLDKPENNITGSSDVLPLEEQVKMIRAFLPDAKKIGVLYTTSEPNSVSQLATLKEVSKKYNFEVVESGIVNASEVASAAASLVSKGVDCINNFTDNNVVNNLQVVLQSANKGNIPVFGSEIEQVKNGCLASQGIDYVALGKETGKMAASILKGEKKAGETPVYVVKDFAPVYNSDVLSIFGLTLPKDYQNAEAVKENSAESSK from the coding sequence ATGCCGGATGGCTGGTGGAAGCTGAAACACGATCAAAAACTTTCCAAATACGACATTGAAATTTTTGAAAAAGAAAGGCTTGGTATTTCTATGAAAAAACTAATGAAAAAAATTGCCGCTGTTTCCCTGGCCGCTGTAATGGCCGCCGGATTTGCCGGATGCTCCAAAGGCTCTACCACTTCTTCCACTCCTTCCGGAGAAGCAAAAACGCTGAAAATCGGCGTGATTCAATACGCCGCGCATCCGTCACTTGATAACTGCTACACGGGCCTTGTGGAGGGCCTGAAGGAAGCAGGGTACGAAGAGGGCAAAAACCTGACCATTGATTTTCAAAATGCGCAGGGCGATGCTTCCAACAGCGATTTGATTGCAAAGAACATGGTTTCTTCCAAATATGATATGCTGGTCGGTATTGCAACCCCGTCGGCGATGTCCGCTTACAGCGCGGCTAAGGATTCCAATATCCCGGTGGTGTTCACCGCGGTTTCCGATCCCGTGGCGGCCGGGCTGGTCAAGAGCCTTGATAAGCCCGAAAACAATATTACCGGAAGCTCCGATGTTCTTCCGCTGGAGGAGCAGGTCAAAATGATTCGCGCGTTTTTGCCGGATGCAAAGAAAATCGGTGTACTGTATACCACCAGCGAGCCGAACTCCGTGAGTCAGCTGGCTACTCTGAAAGAGGTTTCGAAGAAATACAATTTTGAGGTTGTGGAATCCGGCATCGTGAATGCATCCGAAGTAGCCTCCGCCGCCGCGTCGCTCGTCAGTAAGGGCGTCGACTGCATCAATAATTTTACGGACAATAACGTTGTCAACAATCTGCAGGTTGTTCTGCAGTCTGCGAATAAAGGCAACATTCCAGTGTTCGGTTCTGAAATCGAGCAGGTGAAAAACGGCTGCCTGGCCTCTCAGGGGATCGATTACGTTGCGCTCGGCAAAGAAACCGGCAAAATGGCAGCTTCCATCCTGAAGGGCGAGAAGAAAGCCGGAGAAACCCCAGTTTACGTTGTAAAGGATTTTGCTCCTGTGTATAACTCCGATGTTCTGAGTATTTTCGGCCTGACTTTGCCGAAGGACTATCAGAACGCCGAGGCGGTTAAGGAAAACTCTGCGGAATCGAGCAAATAA
- a CDS encoding ABC transporter permease — MDVFFGLFFNVMEEGLIYGIMAMGVYITYRILGFPDLSVDGTFPLGACVTGALIAVGVNPWIACVVAFLAGAAAGCITGLLHVKLHITDLLSGILVMTGLWSVNLVVTRGSAVLPFYNKPTIFTSGPIVHLMPPGMQDYRVILIVLLVVILVKVLLDLYLKTKSGLLLRASGNNPQYVISLGKDPGRMKIAGLAIGNGCTALAGSILAQQTETANIYGGTGMVVMALASVIIGTSLLGKIKFIRPTAMVVIGAILYKTCLVIAMQLGLPTNYLKLLMALLFTLALVSNQAFSGRRKHPHVVNPTQI; from the coding sequence ATGGATGTTTTTTTCGGTCTGTTCTTCAATGTGATGGAGGAAGGCCTAATTTACGGAATTATGGCGATGGGTGTGTATATTACCTATCGGATTCTGGGGTTCCCGGATCTGTCGGTAGACGGCACGTTCCCGCTGGGCGCGTGTGTAACAGGGGCCTTGATTGCCGTCGGCGTGAATCCCTGGATTGCCTGTGTGGTGGCTTTTCTGGCCGGTGCGGCTGCCGGCTGCATCACCGGACTGCTGCATGTAAAGCTGCATATTACCGACCTGCTTTCCGGTATTCTGGTGATGACGGGCCTGTGGAGCGTGAACCTTGTTGTTACAAGGGGCTCCGCGGTACTTCCGTTCTATAATAAGCCGACCATCTTCACCTCCGGCCCAATCGTTCACCTGATGCCGCCCGGCATGCAGGATTACCGTGTGATTCTAATTGTGCTGCTGGTGGTCATTCTCGTGAAGGTGCTGCTGGACTTGTACCTGAAAACAAAATCCGGCCTGCTGCTACGCGCCTCGGGCAATAACCCGCAGTATGTGATTTCGCTTGGCAAAGACCCCGGCCGGATGAAGATTGCAGGGCTTGCAATCGGCAACGGCTGCACGGCTCTGGCAGGCTCCATTCTGGCACAGCAGACCGAGACCGCCAACATTTACGGCGGTACGGGTATGGTCGTTATGGCTTTGGCCTCGGTTATTATCGGTACCAGCCTGCTTGGGAAGATCAAATTCATCCGCCCCACCGCCATGGTGGTGATCGGCGCCATTCTGTACAAAACCTGCCTGGTCATCGCGATGCAGCTCGGCCTGCCCACCAACTACTTAAAGCTGCTGATGGCCTTGCTGTTCACACTGGCTCTGGTAAGTAATCAGGCGTTCTCGGGAAGGAGGAAGCATCCGCATGTCGTCAACCCAACTCAAATCTGA
- a CDS encoding ATP-binding cassette domain-containing protein produces the protein MSSTQLKSDSMVSLRNICKIFSPDSVSEVVLFSDFNLEILPGQFVSVVGSNGSGKTTMLNLICGSILPDSGSILLKGEEIGKRKEFQRSQSIGRVFQDPSKGTCPELTILENMALADNKGSFYGLSRGVSRRRTDEYRSMLQRLDLGLEDKLSVQVGSLSGGQRQALALLISTMTPIDLLILDEHTAALDPRSSENVMRLTQELVTEKNLTTLMVTHNLKYSIQYGNRLLMMHQGQAVIDAADEAKEAMSTDDLLNRFNQISLEVGN, from the coding sequence ATGTCGTCAACCCAACTCAAATCTGACAGCATGGTCAGTTTGCGGAATATCTGCAAAATCTTTTCTCCCGATTCTGTGAGCGAGGTCGTTCTGTTCTCCGATTTTAATCTCGAAATACTGCCTGGGCAGTTTGTTTCGGTGGTAGGCAGCAATGGCTCCGGTAAAACCACTATGCTGAATCTCATCTGCGGCAGTATCTTGCCCGACAGCGGCAGTATTCTGCTAAAGGGTGAGGAGATCGGTAAGAGGAAGGAATTCCAGCGCTCCCAGTCGATTGGACGGGTATTTCAGGACCCTTCGAAGGGGACCTGCCCCGAGCTGACGATTCTCGAAAACATGGCTCTTGCGGACAATAAAGGTTCGTTCTATGGGCTTTCACGCGGGGTTAGCCGCCGCCGTACCGATGAATACCGCTCCATGCTGCAGCGCCTTGACCTGGGGCTCGAGGATAAGCTCAGCGTGCAGGTGGGCAGCCTTTCCGGAGGGCAAAGGCAGGCACTCGCTCTCCTAATATCAACCATGACGCCGATTGACCTGCTGATTCTGGATGAGCATACAGCGGCTCTGGACCCGCGGTCCTCCGAGAATGTCATGCGGCTGACGCAGGAGCTGGTAACAGAAAAGAACCTGACGACGCTGATGGTAACCCATAACCTGAAATATTCGATTCAATACGGCAACCGGCTCTTAATGATGCACCAGGGCCAGGCTGTAATCGACGCCGCAGATGAGGCGAAGGAAGCCATGTCTACGGATGACCTCCTGAATCGCTTCAATCAAATCAGCCTTGAGGTTGGAAACTGA
- a CDS encoding helix-turn-helix domain-containing protein encodes MKAINQIIRDLREDKDLRQSDIASVLGTTQQHYSRCEKGESQLSTRSIIALADFYHVSTDYLLGRTDCKQGMEVLNQQITEEYTTGRFLTDVLSLSIVGRCAVTEYLKLQLLKEDVEQKRLL; translated from the coding sequence ATGAAAGCAATAAATCAAATCATTCGCGATTTACGTGAAGATAAAGATTTAAGACAGTCAGACATAGCCTCCGTCTTAGGAACAACGCAGCAACATTATTCCCGATGCGAAAAAGGGGAATCGCAGCTTTCAACTCGTTCCATCATTGCTCTGGCTGATTTTTACCATGTATCTACAGATTATCTGCTTGGCAGGACAGATTGTAAGCAGGGAATGGAAGTTCTCAACCAGCAAATCACAGAAGAATACACAACCGGACGTTTTTTGACGGATGTGCTTTCCCTAAGCATTGTCGGGCGCTGCGCTGTGACTGAATATTTGAAGCTTCAGCTTCTGAAAGAAGACGTAGAGCAAAAAAGGCTTCTTTAA
- a CDS encoding GGDEF domain-containing protein, translated as MVLESLSDVKNLFCVLRTFSSSMYLVDSNCGLILYDDLQDINPEGLFQSSPEGRFEYQFLFGPGTTLSISADDSAICSITRIPLVVADRACLLVLIRRTFRPEEKAEKENAAYQETAYTDFLTHLYNRRYIDLRLPADLQGCFEQEQPLSILFIDIDYFKKINDHNGHVAGDCVLHGIAVLLQKLVPAQSGWVARYGGDEFLICLPGWESDSAKQIACRIRDSIRGHVFRTTYGEIAITCSIGVETVTPDHASKNVAELIYLADKKLYQAKNAGRDQVV; from the coding sequence ATGGTATTAGAATCTTTATCAGATGTGAAGAATCTGTTCTGTGTACTGAGAACCTTCTCGTCCTCCATGTATCTGGTGGATTCCAACTGTGGGCTAATCCTTTACGATGATTTACAGGATATCAATCCGGAGGGTCTGTTTCAGAGCTCTCCAGAGGGAAGATTTGAATATCAGTTTCTTTTCGGGCCGGGTACAACGCTGAGCATCTCTGCGGATGACTCCGCTATTTGCAGTATTACCCGAATTCCTCTTGTGGTGGCAGACAGAGCCTGCCTGTTGGTTTTGATCCGGCGTACGTTCCGGCCGGAGGAGAAGGCCGAGAAAGAAAATGCTGCTTATCAGGAGACAGCTTATACCGATTTTCTCACTCATCTGTATAACCGGCGGTATATCGATCTTCGGCTTCCTGCCGATTTGCAGGGCTGCTTTGAGCAAGAACAGCCGCTGAGCATTCTATTCATTGATATTGACTACTTTAAGAAAATCAACGATCATAACGGCCATGTCGCCGGCGACTGTGTGCTGCACGGGATCGCCGTTCTGCTGCAAAAGCTGGTTCCAGCCCAAAGCGGATGGGTCGCCCGGTATGGCGGCGATGAGTTCCTGATTTGTCTGCCTGGCTGGGAAAGCGATTCCGCCAAGCAAATTGCCTGCCGTATCCGTGATTCCATTCGGGGCCATGTCTTTCGCACCACCTACGGGGAAATTGCCATTACCTGCAGTATTGGCGTAGAAACAGTCACCCCAGACCACGCGTCGAAGAATGTGGCGGAGTTGATTTACCTAGCAGATAAAAAGCTCTATCAAGCCAAAAACGCAGGCAGAGATCAGGTTGTATAA
- a CDS encoding acyl-CoA dehydratase activase-related protein, with translation MNTYREKIHNSLWVITLKIGIPKAFLYYRYGCLWVTFFQELGCEVIVSSETCRTILEDGIRHSEAENCLPMKLYLGHVESLLGQCDVILVPRFEGTRGSEEFCVRFLGLYDIVRHTFPWAKLITYNLKGSTRSEMLGFIAMGRQLGKSADQCFRAYQRARQCQQRKDSACMERQRRVSEGDGLKILIAAQPYISHDSFIGGPVCRMIREQNGTVLFSDYCNRRDCSQKSKAISTQLYWTMNKEMIGAIELYKNRVDGVILLTAFPCGTDSLVNELVIRRVHEVPVIQLLMDEQQSDAGLQTRIESFLDILGERKRVYG, from the coding sequence ATGAATACTTACAGAGAAAAAATCCATAATAGCCTTTGGGTGATAACATTGAAAATCGGAATACCAAAAGCATTCCTATATTATCGGTACGGTTGTTTGTGGGTAACATTTTTTCAGGAGCTTGGGTGTGAGGTCATTGTGAGCAGCGAAACCTGCAGAACTATTCTGGAGGACGGAATTCGTCATTCCGAAGCGGAAAACTGCCTGCCCATGAAGCTGTATTTAGGTCATGTGGAGTCTCTTCTGGGTCAATGCGACGTGATACTGGTTCCTCGATTTGAGGGAACCCGCGGCAGTGAGGAATTTTGCGTGCGCTTTTTAGGGCTGTACGATATTGTGCGGCATACGTTTCCCTGGGCCAAGCTGATTACTTATAATTTAAAGGGGAGCACGCGCTCTGAAATGCTCGGCTTTATTGCAATGGGCCGACAACTGGGCAAAAGCGCAGACCAGTGCTTTCGAGCGTATCAGCGAGCCAGGCAGTGCCAGCAAAGGAAGGATTCTGCGTGTATGGAGCGTCAGCGGCGTGTCAGTGAGGGCGACGGCCTGAAAATCCTGATCGCCGCACAGCCTTATATCAGTCATGATTCGTTTATTGGTGGGCCGGTCTGCCGGATGATCCGCGAGCAGAACGGAACCGTCTTATTTTCAGATTACTGTAATCGCCGTGACTGCAGCCAGAAATCCAAGGCGATCTCTACGCAGCTGTATTGGACGATGAATAAGGAGATGATCGGTGCAATCGAGTTGTACAAAAACCGTGTGGACGGTGTGATTCTGCTCACCGCGTTTCCCTGCGGCACCGATTCTCTTGTCAATGAGCTGGTCATCCGGCGGGTACACGAGGTGCCGGTGATTCAGCTCCTCATGGATGAGCAGCAGTCAGACGCCGGGCTGCAGACTCGAATTGAGAGCTTTCTGGATATTTTGGGGGAAAGGAAAAGGGTATATGGATAA
- a CDS encoding acyl-CoA dehydratase activase: protein MEQLVSLGVDIGSISTKGVLLSEDGQVLSEEYLWTEGDPVGAVKRLVGILFEQAPGPVSVRSVGTTGSARRLIGSMLGADVVKNEITAHAVGTLSRHPGVRTILEIGGQDSKIILIRGGVVSDYAMNTLCAAGTGAFLSSQAKRLGLEVEHLGDLALRSQSPSKIAARCTVFAESDMIHKAQTGHSKEDIVAGLCRAVVLNYLNNVGKGKRIEEPIVFQGGVSKNKGVVRAFEDELHAGVTVDPESHLMGAIGAAILSRSVPRKQPFDPSLLEMTFTTKAGECSGCPNRCEIVRFYRDDELLDAWGNRCERGLHTVKEKAASVQV from the coding sequence ATGGAACAGCTCGTGTCTCTGGGGGTTGACATCGGCTCTATCTCTACCAAGGGCGTGCTACTGAGTGAGGATGGGCAGGTGCTTTCGGAGGAATATCTCTGGACGGAGGGCGACCCGGTGGGGGCGGTCAAGCGCCTGGTGGGCATTCTATTTGAACAAGCGCCCGGCCCGGTCAGCGTGCGTTCCGTTGGCACAACCGGTTCCGCGCGGCGGCTGATCGGCAGTATGCTGGGAGCGGATGTGGTCAAAAATGAAATTACGGCCCATGCAGTAGGAACGCTGTCACGTCACCCGGGGGTGCGTACGATCCTGGAAATCGGCGGGCAGGATTCCAAGATTATTCTGATCCGCGGTGGGGTGGTTTCCGATTACGCGATGAATACGCTGTGTGCAGCCGGTACCGGCGCATTTTTATCGTCGCAGGCCAAGCGTTTGGGGCTGGAGGTAGAGCATCTTGGCGACCTGGCGCTGCGTTCCCAATCCCCCTCTAAAATTGCCGCAAGATGTACGGTGTTTGCGGAATCAGATATGATTCACAAGGCTCAGACCGGGCACAGCAAAGAAGATATTGTAGCGGGACTGTGTCGTGCGGTGGTTCTGAACTACTTAAATAATGTAGGCAAGGGCAAACGCATTGAAGAGCCGATTGTGTTTCAGGGTGGCGTGAGCAAAAACAAGGGAGTTGTTCGGGCGTTTGAGGATGAGCTTCACGCCGGCGTCACGGTAGACCCGGAATCTCATTTGATGGGCGCGATCGGCGCGGCCATTTTGTCGCGCTCTGTGCCGAGGAAGCAGCCCTTCGATCCGTCTTTGTTGGAAATGACCTTTACGACAAAAGCAGGTGAATGCTCCGGCTGCCCCAATCGCTGTGAGATTGTCCGTTTTTACCGGGATGACGAGCTGTTGGATGCCTGGGGTAACCGCTGCGAAAGAGGCTTGCATACTGTAAAGGAAAAGGCCGCAAGCGTACAAGTTTGA
- a CDS encoding FadR/GntR family transcriptional regulator, with product MEKEKSAKAYEKVLDYLQQKLKDGSLSMENPLPPERKLAEELGVGRNSVREAMRLLEHMGFIRSEHGAGNFICCDISQSLKDTFGLLSLLQRISYRQLAELRRGLEMEAAMLAVDRISSEQVARLEQIVKELRTCEGEQADLLDKELHNLIAIASGNELIIQILRALSDSIDRFIHDLRYNILLHDDTGHKLQYAHEQIVNALCRRNKVHLSLAVQDHFELIDEYMLEQGLMADFSFPQEDELLQQFKDETP from the coding sequence ATGGAAAAGGAAAAGAGCGCAAAGGCTTATGAAAAGGTACTGGACTATTTACAGCAAAAACTGAAGGACGGGAGTCTTTCAATGGAAAATCCGCTTCCGCCGGAACGAAAGCTGGCCGAAGAGCTTGGCGTGGGCCGCAATTCTGTGCGGGAAGCCATGCGCCTGCTGGAGCATATGGGGTTTATTCGCAGTGAACATGGCGCGGGGAACTTTATTTGCTGCGACATCAGCCAAAGTCTCAAGGATACTTTTGGCCTGCTTTCGCTACTCCAAAGAATCAGCTACCGGCAGCTGGCGGAGCTGCGCCGGGGGTTGGAGATGGAGGCCGCGATGCTCGCTGTGGATCGTATTTCTTCGGAGCAGGTGGCGCGTTTGGAGCAAATTGTAAAAGAGCTGAGAACCTGTGAAGGGGAGCAGGCTGATTTGCTGGATAAGGAGCTGCACAATCTGATTGCCATCGCTTCCGGGAATGAACTGATTATTCAGATTCTGCGCGCATTGTCGGATTCCATCGACCGCTTTATCCACGACCTGCGCTATAATATTTTACTGCATGATGACACGGGCCATAAGCTGCAATATGCGCATGAACAGATTGTAAATGCGCTGTGCCGCCGGAATAAGGTTCATCTTTCTCTGGCTGTGCAGGATCATTTTGAGCTGATTGATGAATACATGCTGGAGCAGGGTCTCATGGCGGATTTTTCGTTTCCTCAGGAGGATGAGCTTTTGCAGCAGTTTAAAGACGAAACACCTTGA
- a CDS encoding electron transfer flavoprotein subunit alpha/FixB family protein: protein MEQNQTQNVLAYVETSAGKPVNVGLELLTLARTIAGAAGQKVTAVLIGSELDEAAQRVASLGADKVIVVDDPAYAAFSMDEYTGVLEQLVKDECPSVFLMGNTLQGKGIVPRLAARFQSGCVADVTSVSTEGDALHWITLRFGGTVLAEEVIENSPVQFASVRTGAFSKPEPTQNTAPVEKRAIAVSADSIRTQIREAVKELTESVNLEDADVIVSGGRGMGNAENFKLVEELAALLGGVVGATRPAIEEGWVSRAHQVGQSGKIVAPKLYIACGISGATQHVSGMSSSGFVVAINKDEDAAIFDVANVGIVGDAVKVIPAMIEEIRKTKTEA from the coding sequence ATGGAACAAAATCAAACTCAAAACGTATTGGCGTATGTGGAAACCAGCGCCGGAAAACCTGTGAATGTCGGTTTGGAGCTGCTGACGCTGGCCAGAACAATCGCCGGTGCCGCCGGGCAAAAAGTGACCGCCGTTCTGATCGGCAGTGAGCTGGATGAAGCAGCGCAGCGAGTTGCCAGCCTTGGTGCGGACAAAGTGATCGTTGTGGATGACCCTGCTTATGCCGCCTTCTCGATGGATGAATACACCGGCGTATTGGAGCAGCTTGTCAAAGACGAGTGCCCTTCTGTATTCCTGATGGGAAACACGCTGCAGGGAAAGGGAATTGTTCCCCGCCTGGCGGCCCGCTTCCAGAGCGGCTGTGTTGCGGATGTAACTTCCGTCTCCACTGAGGGCGATGCGCTGCATTGGATTACACTCCGCTTTGGCGGCACTGTTCTGGCCGAGGAGGTCATCGAAAATTCCCCGGTACAGTTTGCAAGCGTGCGCACCGGCGCATTCTCCAAGCCGGAGCCCACACAGAATACCGCACCGGTAGAAAAGAGGGCAATCGCTGTTTCGGCTGACTCCATTCGCACGCAGATCCGCGAGGCGGTGAAGGAGCTGACCGAAAGCGTAAACCTGGAAGACGCCGACGTGATCGTCTCCGGCGGCCGCGGCATGGGAAACGCGGAAAACTTTAAGCTGGTGGAAGAGTTGGCGGCCCTTTTGGGCGGTGTGGTAGGCGCTACCCGCCCCGCAATTGAAGAGGGCTGGGTATCGAGAGCGCACCAGGTTGGCCAATCCGGCAAGATCGTTGCGCCGAAGCTGTATATTGCCTGTGGTATTTCCGGCGCGACGCAGCACGTTTCCGGCATGTCCTCCTCCGGCTTTGTCGTAGCCATCAACAAAGATGAAGACGCCGCTATTTTTGATGTGGCGAATGTCGGCATCGTCGGCGACGCGGTTAAGGTCATCCCCGCGATGATTGAGGAAATCCGAAAAACAAAAACAGAAGCCTGA
- a CDS encoding electron transfer flavoprotein subunit beta/FixA family protein, which produces MEILVCIKQVPDDAAEIRLKADGTPDLDNVAQVVNAFDTYALEMATRLKEAVGGEITVISVGGESARDALKNCLAVGAQHAFLLTDPAFEGSDSLGKARILAGAKAKLEEKSGKPFDLIFCGLEATDKATGQTGAQLAELLNLPLVTNLTDISYENGTVTAKQETDFGYNRIDSAAPCVVTVNTPAYTPRYPTIKSKLAAKKMPIDPISLADLGEDAGKVGEKAALTRTVRFAEPPQKVAGVKIKEETCEDSARRAVAMMVEAKAL; this is translated from the coding sequence ATGGAAATACTGGTATGTATCAAGCAAGTGCCGGACGACGCGGCTGAAATCCGCCTGAAGGCGGACGGAACACCCGATCTGGACAACGTGGCGCAGGTCGTGAACGCGTTTGACACCTATGCTCTGGAAATGGCAACCCGTTTGAAGGAAGCGGTAGGCGGTGAGATTACGGTGATCAGCGTGGGCGGCGAAAGCGCCCGCGACGCGCTGAAAAACTGTCTTGCCGTTGGCGCACAGCACGCGTTTTTACTCACCGACCCCGCCTTTGAAGGCTCCGACAGCTTGGGCAAGGCCCGGATTCTAGCGGGGGCAAAAGCCAAGCTGGAAGAGAAATCCGGCAAGCCCTTTGACCTGATCTTCTGTGGACTCGAAGCCACCGATAAGGCTACCGGCCAGACCGGTGCGCAGCTGGCCGAGTTATTGAATCTTCCCCTGGTCACCAATCTGACCGATATTTCTTATGAAAACGGTACCGTCACCGCCAAGCAGGAAACCGATTTTGGCTACAACCGAATTGATTCCGCCGCACCGTGTGTTGTTACCGTGAATACGCCGGCCTACACACCACGCTACCCCACCATCAAGAGCAAGCTGGCCGCGAAGAAGATGCCCATCGACCCCATTTCTCTTGCCGATTTAGGTGAGGATGCCGGCAAGGTCGGCGAAAAAGCCGCCCTCACCCGCACCGTACGGTTTGCGGAGCCTCCCCAGAAGGTTGCCGGGGTGAAAATTAAAGAAGAGACCTGCGAGGATTCCGCCCGCCGGGCCGTAGCCATGATGGTCGAAGCAAAAGCGCTGTAA
- a CDS encoding acyl-CoA dehydrogenase family protein, which yields MAYIISEEGQELLGAVKEFCEKEVKEQCKKYDKTGEWPKEIYDKAIEMQLHMLEVPEEYGGMGLDRVSVAALIEQMAIADSGFATTISASGLGMKPVLIGGTEEQKQRACDLIVDGGFAAFCLTEPGAGSDASAGKTTAVRDGDSYILNGRKCFITNGAVSSFYCVTAMTDKSAGTKGISMFYIEKDTPGLSTGHEEDKMGIRTSNTCDVVLEDCRIPASNLIGAEGQGFSIAMKTLDQARAWMGCIATGIAQRGMEEAIAYGKERIQFGKPVLKNQALQFKIADMAIKIETARQMVAHALTLMDLGLPYSRESAIAKCYASDIAMEVASEAIQMFGGYGFSREYPVEKLLRDAKIFQIFEGTNEIQRIVVANNTIGRF from the coding sequence ATGGCATATATCATTTCTGAAGAAGGTCAGGAGCTGCTGGGAGCAGTGAAGGAATTTTGCGAAAAAGAAGTCAAGGAACAATGCAAGAAATATGACAAAACCGGTGAATGGCCGAAAGAGATTTATGATAAGGCGATTGAAATGCAGCTGCACATGCTGGAGGTTCCCGAAGAATACGGCGGCATGGGCCTTGACCGTGTCTCCGTCGCTGCTTTAATCGAGCAAATGGCAATTGCCGACTCCGGGTTTGCCACTACGATTTCCGCAAGCGGCCTCGGCATGAAGCCCGTTCTGATCGGCGGAACCGAAGAACAGAAGCAGCGTGCCTGCGATTTGATCGTAGACGGCGGATTCGCCGCTTTCTGCCTTACCGAGCCCGGCGCGGGCTCCGATGCTTCCGCCGGCAAAACCACCGCCGTTCGCGACGGCGACAGCTACATTCTGAACGGACGCAAATGCTTTATTACCAACGGCGCGGTTTCGTCCTTTTACTGCGTGACCGCGATGACCGACAAATCCGCCGGTACCAAGGGAATCTCCATGTTCTATATCGAGAAAGACACGCCCGGTCTTTCCACAGGACATGAAGAGGATAAAATGGGAATCCGCACCTCCAACACCTGCGACGTTGTGCTTGAGGACTGCCGCATTCCCGCTTCCAATTTGATCGGCGCCGAAGGACAGGGCTTTTCCATCGCCATGAAAACGCTGGATCAGGCTCGCGCCTGGATGGGTTGCATCGCAACCGGCATCGCCCAGCGCGGCATGGAGGAAGCCATCGCCTACGGCAAAGAGAGAATTCAGTTCGGCAAGCCAGTGCTGAAAAATCAGGCACTGCAGTTTAAAATTGCCGACATGGCCATCAAGATTGAAACTGCCCGCCAGATGGTGGCCCATGCCCTTACCCTGATGGATCTCGGTCTGCCTTACAGCAGGGAATCCGCAATCGCGAAGTGCTATGCGTCCGACATTGCGATGGAGGTTGCCTCCGAAGCGATTCAGATGTTCGGCGGCTACGGTTTCAGCCGTGAATACCCGGTAGAAAAGTTGCTGCGTGACGCGAAGATTTTCCAGATTTTTGAAGGAACCAACGAAATTCAGCGCATTGTTGTTGCCAACAATACCATTGGTCGATTCTGA